A portion of the Peptococcaceae bacterium genome contains these proteins:
- a CDS encoding aldehyde ferredoxin oxidoreductase, which yields MLKFLRVNMKDKSIVYEDVKNDYAFFGGRGLIAKILNDEIDPKCDPLGEENKLIVCPGLLTGTMAPCSGRLSIGAKSPLTGTIKESNSGGTASQMIARLNLKGIIIEGKPKPGELFFLLVRADGAKLIPAEKFSLMNNYELTSVLQKDYGSNIGIISIGGAGERGYKNSSIQITDTLGHPSRAAGRGGLGSVMGSKGIKAIILDAPKSVPQYLDQAKFSQAARKYAKGITEHPVSGQGLPALGTASLVNMVNALGALPTMNYQQGSFDKAEDISGEKLAELQKTRNGKTGHNCHPGCVIKCSNIYNDENGNYLTSGLEYETIALNGANCGISSLDAIAKIDRFCDDFGLDTMETGCTMAVCMEAGKLRFGDIDGVFGLLREMAEGTDFGKLLGQGTQYVGQKLGVKRIPAVKGQSMAGYDPRSLKGTGVTYATSPMGADHTCGNTLGNPTVDPHKKEGQVELSKNTQIEVAAFDNLGMCHFSEFCTADPKNMAALLEMMEAYLGGEWSVQRLLGIGVQTLRLERNFNKKAGFTEKDDILPEFMYQETLAPQNTIFDISGDELQKAVQY from the coding sequence ATGCTAAAATTCTTACGAGTAAATATGAAGGATAAGTCCATTGTCTATGAGGACGTGAAAAACGATTATGCTTTCTTTGGAGGACGGGGTCTTATTGCCAAAATCTTAAATGATGAAATCGATCCCAAGTGTGATCCGCTCGGTGAAGAAAACAAACTCATAGTATGTCCTGGATTGTTGACAGGGACCATGGCGCCTTGCTCCGGCCGCTTATCAATCGGGGCAAAAAGTCCGTTGACCGGAACCATCAAAGAATCGAATTCCGGTGGTACTGCCTCCCAGATGATCGCTCGCTTGAATTTAAAGGGGATAATTATTGAGGGAAAGCCCAAGCCGGGGGAACTGTTTTTTCTCTTGGTTAGGGCAGATGGGGCCAAGCTGATTCCGGCCGAAAAGTTTTCTTTAATGAATAATTATGAATTAACAAGTGTTTTGCAAAAGGATTATGGTTCGAACATTGGCATAATTTCCATTGGGGGAGCAGGGGAACGGGGTTATAAAAACTCCAGTATCCAGATTACTGATACATTAGGACATCCCAGCCGCGCTGCCGGACGAGGCGGATTAGGTTCTGTGATGGGATCAAAAGGGATCAAAGCCATAATCCTGGATGCACCCAAAAGTGTTCCTCAGTATCTGGATCAGGCCAAATTTTCCCAGGCAGCCCGAAAGTACGCCAAAGGTATCACCGAGCATCCTGTTTCCGGGCAAGGTTTGCCGGCTTTAGGCACAGCCAGCCTGGTAAATATGGTAAACGCCCTGGGAGCACTGCCGACGATGAATTATCAACAGGGGTCTTTCGACAAAGCAGAAGATATTTCCGGCGAAAAACTGGCTGAATTGCAGAAAACCAGAAACGGCAAGACCGGACACAATTGCCATCCCGGATGTGTAATAAAATGCTCGAACATTTATAATGATGAAAACGGCAACTATCTCACATCCGGATTAGAATACGAAACCATTGCCTTAAACGGTGCAAACTGTGGCATATCTTCCTTGGATGCCATTGCCAAGATAGACAGGTTTTGTGATGATTTTGGCCTGGATACTATGGAGACCGGTTGTACAATGGCTGTTTGCATGGAAGCAGGCAAGCTGAGATTTGGGGATATTGACGGGGTTTTTGGTTTGCTCCGGGAAATGGCGGAAGGAACTGACTTTGGCAAGCTCCTTGGCCAAGGCACCCAGTATGTCGGTCAAAAACTGGGCGTAAAAAGAATTCCTGCGGTGAAAGGCCAGTCTATGGCCGGATATGATCCCAGGTCCTTGAAAGGAACCGGAGTTACCTATGCCACATCGCCGATGGGCGCGGATCATACATGCGGCAATACTCTAGGAAATCCCACGGTCGATCCTCATAAAAAAGAAGGGCAAGTAGAATTGTCCAAAAACACTCAGATAGAAGTTGCCGCATTTGATAACTTAGGGATGTGCCATTTTTCAGAATTTTGTACGGCTGATCCCAAGAATATGGCGGCATTACTAGAAATGATGGAAGCTTATTTGGGCGGGGAATGGAGTGTCCAGAGACTGTTGGGAATTGGAGTGCAAACATTGCGCCTGGAAAGAAACTTTAACAAAAAGGCGGGCTTTACAGAAAAGGACGATATACTGCCGGAGTTTATGTATCAGGAAACTTTGGCGCCGCAAAACACTATATTCGATATTAGCGGGGACGAGCTGCAAAAAGCTGTACAATACTAG
- a CDS encoding MoaD/ThiS family protein, whose protein sequence is MQIKLYSLLRMKYQDYDGERGITVECKENMRIKDVFAHLEIDENDVGMVLVNRKIIKNMDTEVHEHDVIHLFSAVPSGG, encoded by the coding sequence ATGCAAATAAAACTCTATTCTTTATTAAGAATGAAATATCAGGACTATGACGGTGAAAGGGGCATAACGGTCGAGTGTAAAGAGAACATGAGAATCAAGGATGTTTTTGCACACCTGGAAATAGATGAAAATGATGTCGGAATGGTTCTGGTCAACCGGAAAATAATAAAAAATATGGACACGGAAGTCCATGAACATGACGTCATTCATCTGTTCTCTGCTGTTCCAAGCGGCGGCTGA